Proteins encoded within one genomic window of Cydia pomonella isolate Wapato2018A chromosome 12, ilCydPomo1, whole genome shotgun sequence:
- the LOC133523278 gene encoding protein lifeguard 1-like isoform X3, translating into MEINQNQGGYPQGGYPQGGYPQGGYPPPGGYPAQGGYPPQGGYPPQPGYAPQPGFQPGYGAPGYAGEAAGGYGQPGGYGQPGVSDLGEDGSVKGFDFNDQSIRKSFIRKVYSILMCQLLITMAFITLFTYHEGSKLWFREHTYMMFVALAVVIVCLIVMACCGNVRRQAPMNFIFLGIFTLAESFLLGAVSSTKAPEAVMMAVGVTAAVCLALTIFALQTKWDFTMMGGFLVCATVVLLLLGLVAMFVRNNTLQLVYASIGALIFSMYLVYDTQLMMGGKHKYSISPEEYIFAALNLYLDIINIFMYILTIISATRD; encoded by the exons ACCAGAACCAGGGTGGGTACCCGCAAGGTGGATATCCGCAAGGAGGCTACCCACAAGGTGGCTATCCCCCTCCAGGTGGTTATCCAGCGCAAGGTGGCTATCCGCCGCAAGGTGGCTATCCTCCGCAGCCTGGCTATGCACCTCAACCTGGGTTTCAGCCGGGCTATGGCGCTCCGGGGTATGCTGGTGAA gcgGCGGGTGGATACGGTCAACCAGGTGGATACGGTCAACCAGGCGTCTCGGATTTGGGGGAAGATGGTTCCGTCAAAGGGTTCGATTTTAATGACCAGAGCATCCGCAAATCCTTCATTCGTAAG GTGTATTCTATCCTGATGTGTCAGCTGCTGATCACTATGGCATTCATTACACTTTTCACCTACCACGAGGGCTCCAAGCTGTGGTTTAGAGAACATACCTACAtgat GTTCGTTGCCCTGGCCGTGGTGATCGTGTGCCTGATCGTGATGGCGTGCTGCGGCAACGTGCGGCGCCAGGCGCCGATGAACTTCATCTTCCTCGGCATCTTCACTCTCGCGGAGAGCTTCCTGCTCGGGGCCGTGTCCAGCACCAAGGCGCCTGAGGCT GTGATGATGGCAGTGGGAGTAACAGCTGCCGTGTGTCTCGCCCTGACGATATTCGCTCTGCAGACCAAATGGGACTTCACCATGATGGGCGGATTCCTCGTCTGCGCTACCGTGGTGCTGCTATTGCTTG GTCTCGTCGCCATGTTCGTCCGCAACAACACGCTGCAGCTGGTGTACGCGTCCATCGGCGCCCTCATCTTCTCCATGTACCTGGTGTACGACACGCAGCTCATGATGGGCGGCAAGCACAAGTACAGCATCAGCCCCGAGGAGTATATCTTCGCTGCCCTCAACCTGTATCTGGATATTATTAACATCTTCATGTACATTCTGACCATCATCTCCGCTACAAGGGATTAA
- the LOC133523278 gene encoding protein lifeguard 1-like isoform X1, whose amino-acid sequence MWQNPGVYPGDQNQGGYPQGGYPQGGYPQGGYPPPGGYPAQGGYPPQGGYPPQPGYAPQPGFQPGYGAPGYAGEAAGGYGQPGGYGQPGVSDLGEDGSVKGFDFNDQSIRKSFIRKVYSILMCQLLITMAFITLFTYHEGSKLWFREHTYMMFVALAVVIVCLIVMACCGNVRRQAPMNFIFLGIFTLAESFLLGAVSSTKAPEAVMMAVGVTAAVCLALTIFALQTKWDFTMMGGFLVCATVVLLLLGLVAMFVRNNTLQLVYASIGALIFSMYLVYDTQLMMGGKHKYSISPEEYIFAALNLYLDIINIFMYILTIISATRD is encoded by the exons ACCAGAACCAGGGTGGGTACCCGCAAGGTGGATATCCGCAAGGAGGCTACCCACAAGGTGGCTATCCCCCTCCAGGTGGTTATCCAGCGCAAGGTGGCTATCCGCCGCAAGGTGGCTATCCTCCGCAGCCTGGCTATGCACCTCAACCTGGGTTTCAGCCGGGCTATGGCGCTCCGGGGTATGCTGGTGAA gcgGCGGGTGGATACGGTCAACCAGGTGGATACGGTCAACCAGGCGTCTCGGATTTGGGGGAAGATGGTTCCGTCAAAGGGTTCGATTTTAATGACCAGAGCATCCGCAAATCCTTCATTCGTAAG GTGTATTCTATCCTGATGTGTCAGCTGCTGATCACTATGGCATTCATTACACTTTTCACCTACCACGAGGGCTCCAAGCTGTGGTTTAGAGAACATACCTACAtgat GTTCGTTGCCCTGGCCGTGGTGATCGTGTGCCTGATCGTGATGGCGTGCTGCGGCAACGTGCGGCGCCAGGCGCCGATGAACTTCATCTTCCTCGGCATCTTCACTCTCGCGGAGAGCTTCCTGCTCGGGGCCGTGTCCAGCACCAAGGCGCCTGAGGCT GTGATGATGGCAGTGGGAGTAACAGCTGCCGTGTGTCTCGCCCTGACGATATTCGCTCTGCAGACCAAATGGGACTTCACCATGATGGGCGGATTCCTCGTCTGCGCTACCGTGGTGCTGCTATTGCTTG GTCTCGTCGCCATGTTCGTCCGCAACAACACGCTGCAGCTGGTGTACGCGTCCATCGGCGCCCTCATCTTCTCCATGTACCTGGTGTACGACACGCAGCTCATGATGGGCGGCAAGCACAAGTACAGCATCAGCCCCGAGGAGTATATCTTCGCTGCCCTCAACCTGTATCTGGATATTATTAACATCTTCATGTACATTCTGACCATCATCTCCGCTACAAGGGATTAA
- the LOC133523278 gene encoding protein lifeguard 1-like isoform X4 has protein sequence MYQNQGGYPQGGYPQGGYPQGGYPPPGGYPAQGGYPPQGGYPPQPGYAPQPGFQPGYGAPGYAGEAAGGYGQPGGYGQPGVSDLGEDGSVKGFDFNDQSIRKSFIRKVYSILMCQLLITMAFITLFTYHEGSKLWFREHTYMMFVALAVVIVCLIVMACCGNVRRQAPMNFIFLGIFTLAESFLLGAVSSTKAPEAVMMAVGVTAAVCLALTIFALQTKWDFTMMGGFLVCATVVLLLLGLVAMFVRNNTLQLVYASIGALIFSMYLVYDTQLMMGGKHKYSISPEEYIFAALNLYLDIINIFMYILTIISATRD, from the exons ACCAGAACCAGGGTGGGTACCCGCAAGGTGGATATCCGCAAGGAGGCTACCCACAAGGTGGCTATCCCCCTCCAGGTGGTTATCCAGCGCAAGGTGGCTATCCGCCGCAAGGTGGCTATCCTCCGCAGCCTGGCTATGCACCTCAACCTGGGTTTCAGCCGGGCTATGGCGCTCCGGGGTATGCTGGTGAA gcgGCGGGTGGATACGGTCAACCAGGTGGATACGGTCAACCAGGCGTCTCGGATTTGGGGGAAGATGGTTCCGTCAAAGGGTTCGATTTTAATGACCAGAGCATCCGCAAATCCTTCATTCGTAAG GTGTATTCTATCCTGATGTGTCAGCTGCTGATCACTATGGCATTCATTACACTTTTCACCTACCACGAGGGCTCCAAGCTGTGGTTTAGAGAACATACCTACAtgat GTTCGTTGCCCTGGCCGTGGTGATCGTGTGCCTGATCGTGATGGCGTGCTGCGGCAACGTGCGGCGCCAGGCGCCGATGAACTTCATCTTCCTCGGCATCTTCACTCTCGCGGAGAGCTTCCTGCTCGGGGCCGTGTCCAGCACCAAGGCGCCTGAGGCT GTGATGATGGCAGTGGGAGTAACAGCTGCCGTGTGTCTCGCCCTGACGATATTCGCTCTGCAGACCAAATGGGACTTCACCATGATGGGCGGATTCCTCGTCTGCGCTACCGTGGTGCTGCTATTGCTTG GTCTCGTCGCCATGTTCGTCCGCAACAACACGCTGCAGCTGGTGTACGCGTCCATCGGCGCCCTCATCTTCTCCATGTACCTGGTGTACGACACGCAGCTCATGATGGGCGGCAAGCACAAGTACAGCATCAGCCCCGAGGAGTATATCTTCGCTGCCCTCAACCTGTATCTGGATATTATTAACATCTTCATGTACATTCTGACCATCATCTCCGCTACAAGGGATTAA
- the LOC133523278 gene encoding protein lifeguard 1-like isoform X2, protein MWQNPGVYPGDQNQGGYPQGGYPQGGYPQGGYPPPGGYPAQGGYPPQGGYPPQPGYAPQPGFQPGYGAPGYAGEAGGYGQPGGYGQPGVSDLGEDGSVKGFDFNDQSIRKSFIRKVYSILMCQLLITMAFITLFTYHEGSKLWFREHTYMMFVALAVVIVCLIVMACCGNVRRQAPMNFIFLGIFTLAESFLLGAVSSTKAPEAVMMAVGVTAAVCLALTIFALQTKWDFTMMGGFLVCATVVLLLLGLVAMFVRNNTLQLVYASIGALIFSMYLVYDTQLMMGGKHKYSISPEEYIFAALNLYLDIINIFMYILTIISATRD, encoded by the exons ACCAGAACCAGGGTGGGTACCCGCAAGGTGGATATCCGCAAGGAGGCTACCCACAAGGTGGCTATCCCCCTCCAGGTGGTTATCCAGCGCAAGGTGGCTATCCGCCGCAAGGTGGCTATCCTCCGCAGCCTGGCTATGCACCTCAACCTGGGTTTCAGCCGGGCTATGGCGCTCCGGGGTATGCTGGTGAA GCGGGTGGATACGGTCAACCAGGTGGATACGGTCAACCAGGCGTCTCGGATTTGGGGGAAGATGGTTCCGTCAAAGGGTTCGATTTTAATGACCAGAGCATCCGCAAATCCTTCATTCGTAAG GTGTATTCTATCCTGATGTGTCAGCTGCTGATCACTATGGCATTCATTACACTTTTCACCTACCACGAGGGCTCCAAGCTGTGGTTTAGAGAACATACCTACAtgat GTTCGTTGCCCTGGCCGTGGTGATCGTGTGCCTGATCGTGATGGCGTGCTGCGGCAACGTGCGGCGCCAGGCGCCGATGAACTTCATCTTCCTCGGCATCTTCACTCTCGCGGAGAGCTTCCTGCTCGGGGCCGTGTCCAGCACCAAGGCGCCTGAGGCT GTGATGATGGCAGTGGGAGTAACAGCTGCCGTGTGTCTCGCCCTGACGATATTCGCTCTGCAGACCAAATGGGACTTCACCATGATGGGCGGATTCCTCGTCTGCGCTACCGTGGTGCTGCTATTGCTTG GTCTCGTCGCCATGTTCGTCCGCAACAACACGCTGCAGCTGGTGTACGCGTCCATCGGCGCCCTCATCTTCTCCATGTACCTGGTGTACGACACGCAGCTCATGATGGGCGGCAAGCACAAGTACAGCATCAGCCCCGAGGAGTATATCTTCGCTGCCCTCAACCTGTATCTGGATATTATTAACATCTTCATGTACATTCTGACCATCATCTCCGCTACAAGGGATTAA